In Candidatus Brocadia sp., a single window of DNA contains:
- a CDS encoding MotA/TolQ/ExbB proton channel family protein, whose product MFHLFLRGGPVMWPILVASLAALTVIIERIAFLIREKRSRYPETVGKIFSEVEKGKIEEAIQAGEGCKDFVAVTLVHGLRHRHKAFSNALLQAANKELKRFNRGLPMLDTIITLAPLLGLFGTVTGMIQAFGLLGGSDLEAPTVITGGIAEALIATAYGLITAIVALIPFNYLNARLEEARHEIEDATTHLELLLLKQDKNL is encoded by the coding sequence ATGTTTCACTTATTCTTAAGAGGAGGACCTGTCATGTGGCCAATCCTCGTTGCGTCTTTGGCAGCCCTAACCGTAATTATAGAGCGGATTGCATTTCTTATCCGTGAAAAAAGATCAAGATATCCGGAAACGGTAGGAAAAATATTTTCTGAAGTTGAGAAAGGGAAAATTGAAGAGGCGATACAGGCAGGAGAAGGGTGCAAAGATTTTGTTGCCGTTACTCTTGTTCACGGTCTTCGCCATCGTCACAAAGCCTTCTCAAACGCTCTTTTACAGGCTGCAAATAAGGAACTTAAGCGTTTTAACCGGGGGCTTCCGATGCTGGATACCATTATTACCCTTGCGCCTCTCCTGGGTCTTTTTGGTACGGTAACCGGCATGATACAGGCCTTTGGCCTTTTGGGCGGCAGTGATCTTGAGGCACCTACGGTTATCACTGGCGGCATTGCCGAGGCCTTAATTGCCACCGCATACGGCCTAATCACCGCAATTGTCGCACTTATTCCGTTTAACTATCTCAACGCACGCCTTGAAGAAGCCAGGCATGAAATTGAGGATGCCACTACGCATCTCGAACTTTTGCTTTTAAAACAGGATAAAAATTTATGA
- a CDS encoding TonB-dependent receptor, which translates to MPLSSEADAFLLPEVLVYGHADSLLGIASTASQGTRGKDELEWRTLSRPGEVLETVPGVIVAQHSGAGKANQFFLRGFNLDHGTDFATSVNGVPVNLPTHGHGQGYTDLNFMIPELIERVDFRKGPYYADLGDFSSAGAADIQYVSFLPHSIAQVEGGSFGYARGLHASSHLVGSGNLLYAVELFHNDGPWTEPDDYKRINGVLSYSRGDAEFGYSVTAMAYAGDWNATDQIAQRALDVIPGFGLFDSLDSSDGGDSQRYCLSSEWHRADPNSSTKVLLYGFYYDLDLFSNFTYFLDSPQGDQFEQLDRRWVGGTKASQAWYSEVFSRYMENTVGLQIRSDSVTNGLFQTVERRRTDKVDYDGETIPNTTREDDVWEVSVSPYVENKVQWADKFRTVFGLRMDYYYFDVDSDLSSNSGTRDDAIVSPKGSLIFGPWVKTEYYLSVGLGFHSNAGRGVTQHVDPKTGDPVESADPLVRTKGAEIGARTTIVKGLQSTLALWLLDMDSELVFSGDAGSTEASAPTRRYGVEWTNYYTPTGWLSLDADFSFSHAKFRETVEGEGVRGKHVPGAIDSVISTGIAFHQPGERGLFSELRLRYFGPRPLTEDNSIRSDSTSLLSAKVGYNFNKNWTFSVEGFNLLDNRDHEIDYYYPSRLKEEDAPHNDIHFKSVEPISVRAALTFRF; encoded by the coding sequence ATGCCTCTGTCATCTGAAGCTGATGCATTTCTTTTACCTGAAGTGTTGGTTTACGGACACGCAGATAGTTTGCTCGGTATCGCAAGCACGGCTTCTCAAGGTACTAGAGGAAAGGACGAGTTGGAATGGCGCACCTTGTCACGTCCCGGTGAAGTGCTGGAGACCGTTCCCGGCGTTATCGTCGCCCAGCACAGTGGCGCCGGAAAGGCGAATCAGTTCTTTCTGCGAGGCTTTAATCTTGATCACGGAACGGACTTTGCCACCTCGGTCAACGGCGTTCCGGTAAATCTGCCCACTCATGGACATGGCCAGGGCTATACTGATTTAAATTTCATGATCCCCGAACTGATTGAGCGTGTGGATTTCCGGAAAGGACCTTACTATGCAGACCTTGGCGATTTTTCCTCCGCAGGCGCAGCCGACATTCAATATGTCAGTTTTCTTCCGCATAGTATAGCGCAGGTGGAAGGCGGTAGTTTCGGATATGCTCGAGGTCTGCATGCCTCATCACATCTTGTCGGAAGCGGCAATCTTCTGTATGCCGTTGAATTATTCCATAATGACGGCCCCTGGACCGAGCCGGACGATTACAAGAGGATAAATGGTGTATTGAGCTACAGTCGGGGTGATGCTGAGTTTGGCTATAGCGTAACGGCCATGGCGTATGCCGGAGACTGGAACGCGACCGACCAAATTGCCCAGCGTGCGCTGGATGTAATTCCTGGCTTTGGCCTTTTTGATTCTTTGGATTCAAGCGACGGCGGCGATTCGCAACGGTACTGTCTTTCGTCTGAGTGGCACCGTGCTGATCCAAATTCTTCCACAAAGGTATTGCTCTACGGATTTTACTATGATCTTGATTTGTTTTCCAATTTCACGTACTTTCTTGACAGCCCCCAGGGCGATCAGTTTGAGCAGCTTGACAGGCGATGGGTCGGCGGGACAAAGGCCAGCCAAGCCTGGTACAGCGAAGTGTTTAGCCGCTATATGGAAAACACCGTAGGTCTGCAAATACGCAGTGATTCTGTTACAAATGGCTTGTTTCAAACTGTAGAACGACGACGTACAGATAAAGTTGATTATGACGGAGAGACGATTCCAAACACAACCCGTGAGGATGATGTATGGGAGGTGAGTGTTTCCCCCTATGTTGAGAATAAGGTTCAATGGGCGGACAAATTCCGCACGGTTTTCGGATTGCGGATGGATTATTACTACTTCGATGTGGATAGTGATTTGTCCTCCAATTCCGGCACACGAGATGATGCAATCGTCAGTCCCAAAGGGTCACTTATCTTTGGCCCGTGGGTTAAAACGGAGTATTACCTGAGCGTTGGCCTCGGTTTCCACAGCAATGCTGGCCGCGGTGTGACACAACATGTTGATCCAAAGACTGGAGATCCTGTGGAATCAGCAGATCCATTGGTACGTACAAAAGGGGCGGAAATCGGTGCACGCACGACAATTGTTAAGGGGTTGCAAAGCACGTTGGCGTTGTGGCTGCTGGATATGGATTCGGAACTCGTTTTTTCCGGCGATGCTGGTAGCACCGAGGCCAGTGCTCCGACTAGACGTTATGGTGTCGAGTGGACAAATTACTACACACCCACCGGATGGCTCTCCCTGGATGCCGATTTCTCGTTTTCACATGCCAAGTTTCGTGAAACTGTTGAGGGTGAAGGAGTGCGGGGTAAACACGTCCCTGGTGCAATTGACAGCGTTATATCCACAGGAATTGCGTTCCATCAGCCAGGCGAGCGTGGTCTTTTCAGTGAACTACGGTTGCGGTATTTCGGCCCTCGTCCTCTTACGGAAGACAATAGCATCCGCTCAGATTCCACCAGTCTGCTGAGCGCTAAAGTAGGTTACAACTTCAATAAAAATTGGACTTTCAGTGTCGAGGGTTTCAATCTCCTCGACAACAGGGATCATGAGATTGATTATTATTATCCATCGCGTTTGAAAGAGGAGGATGCTCCGCATAATGATATTCACTTTAAATCGGTTGAACCCATTTCGGTTCGTGCCGCATTAACTTTCCGGTTCTAA
- a CDS encoding energy transducer TonB, whose protein sequence is MTTDRFNKCRKIKPGNHSMIKAFILALSIYGALFFISGKYFVTPVQYNIQSDNGSIDVDLVTAISPPDAMEAVQPVASATEKQQELAKIVPQEEPVTPSQPETEAVKSITPTEEKQQEAVKTMPQEEQMTLPRPNADVSQPITPATKKPQEFVKNEPREKPVTPPRSEADATKSVTPTIKKQQEAVKAPPRPSQGTNRVKGNPGYFQNHPPEYPRLAKQMRQEGLVILRVEIDQKGMPVKVEVEQSSGYQLLDQAALKAVRHWKFQPERMGNMPVKSRVAIPIRFRLEESERKSG, encoded by the coding sequence ATGACAACTGATAGATTCAACAAATGCCGCAAGATTAAACCAGGCAACCATAGTATGATAAAAGCATTTATACTTGCATTATCTATTTATGGCGCTTTATTCTTTATTAGCGGGAAGTATTTTGTTACGCCTGTTCAGTACAACATTCAATCAGACAATGGGAGCATAGACGTTGATCTGGTGACTGCCATATCACCGCCGGATGCGATGGAGGCAGTTCAACCCGTTGCCTCTGCAACGGAGAAACAACAGGAACTTGCTAAGATTGTGCCGCAGGAAGAACCGGTAACACCGTCTCAGCCAGAGACAGAAGCAGTCAAATCAATAACGCCTACAGAGGAAAAACAACAGGAAGCAGTGAAGACCATGCCGCAGGAAGAACAAATGACACTGCCCCGGCCCAACGCAGACGTATCTCAACCCATTACTCCTGCAACGAAAAAACCGCAGGAATTTGTTAAGAATGAGCCGAGGGAGAAACCGGTAACACCACCACGATCAGAGGCGGATGCAACTAAATCCGTTACGCCGACAATAAAAAAACAACAAGAAGCAGTTAAGGCTCCACCTCGTCCTTCTCAAGGAACGAACAGAGTGAAGGGTAACCCCGGTTATTTCCAGAATCATCCGCCTGAGTATCCCCGGCTTGCAAAACAAATGCGTCAGGAAGGGCTCGTAATACTCAGGGTGGAAATCGACCAAAAAGGCATGCCGGTTAAGGTCGAAGTTGAACAAAGCAGTGGCTATCAACTGCTTGATCAGGCGGCTTTAAAGGCAGTGAGGCATTGGAAATTCCAGCCTGAACGAATGGGAAATATGCCTGTGAAATCCAGGGTGGCAATCCCTATCAGATTTCGCCTGGAAGAATCAGAGAGAAAATCCGGATGA
- a CDS encoding biopolymer transporter ExbD gives MKIPLPATRRKARIEIIPLIDVIFFLLATFVMVSLSMVKNQGIRVNLPSAATGTPQERETAVTITVTKSGDIYLNQEKLAPDLLPQRLKQLKTENPDMRVFINGDKEAYFGNAVQILDEVRSSGITKVAIQTKQGEPLQK, from the coding sequence ATGAAGATACCACTACCAGCAACCAGGCGGAAGGCAAGGATAGAGATCATTCCGCTTATTGATGTTATATTTTTCCTTTTGGCGACCTTTGTAATGGTTTCTCTTTCCATGGTCAAGAATCAGGGCATTCGTGTGAATTTGCCCTCCGCCGCTACAGGCACACCTCAGGAGCGAGAAACAGCAGTAACCATCACCGTTACCAAGTCAGGAGATATATACCTGAATCAAGAAAAGCTGGCTCCCGACCTTTTACCCCAGCGCTTGAAACAATTAAAGACAGAAAATCCAGACATGAGGGTTTTTATTAATGGGGACAAGGAAGCCTATTTTGGTAATGCAGTTCAAATACTTGACGAAGTAAGGTCTTCAGGAATCACGAAAGTTGCCATTCAGACAAAGCAGGGAGAACCTTTGCAAAAATGA